One Glycine max cultivar Williams 82 chromosome 6, Glycine_max_v4.0, whole genome shotgun sequence DNA segment encodes these proteins:
- the LOC100803328 gene encoding protein IMPAIRED IN BABA-INDUCED STERILITY 1 produces the protein MGCVSSKQAVSVTPAIDHSGAFRSNAGGLAEPEKKRSKKRTESGGASQSEVGESGRTSSNCDSLSFRLGNLHKYVQGEHVAAGWPAWLSAVAGEAIHGWVPLRADAFEKLEKIGQGTYSSVFRARELETGKIVALKKVRFDNFEPESVRFMAREILILRRLDHPNIIKLEGLITSRLSCSIYLVFEYMEHDITGLLSSPDIKFTEPQIKCYMKQLLVGLEHCHLRGVMHRDIKGSNLLVNNEGVLKVADFGLANFVNPGHRQPLTSRVVTLWYRPPELLLGSTDYGPAVDLWSVGCVFAELLVGKPILQGRTEVEQLHKIFKLCGSPPDEYWKKSRLPHATLFKPQQPYDSCLRQSFKDLPVTSVHLLQTLLSIEPYKRGTATSALSSEYFKTKPYACDPSSLPVYPPSKEIDAKHREESRKKISGRVRGTETRKPSRKPLGFNKLAPAEDLASQTQTSHKVNARSFRVLEEERTKIGDKAQKPSSGKPEDASHVKNASQGDIPLSGPLQVSTSSGFAWAKSRKDDTSFRSHCRTISRGHTFNPLEPCTLNSRNNLDTRNQENKEFSGGCTNSRGHDLLEISKLSMQNQWSKFDRPDSFDASDEYHSQELSIALYHREDSASKRSNLSFQDQGEKVEFSGPLLSQMHTVDELLERHERHIRRTVRRSWFQRGKKLGK, from the exons ATGGGGTGCGTGAGCTCGAAGCAAGCGGTGTCGGTGACGCCGGCGATTGACCACTCCGGCGCGTTCCGGAGCAATGCGGGTGGTCTGGCCGAGCCGGAGAAGAAGAGGAGCAAGAAGAGGACCGAGTCTGGTGGAGCGAGTCAGAGCGAGGTAGGTGAGTCGGGGAGAACGAGTTCCAATTGCGACTCGCTCAGCTTCAGGCTGGGGAACCTCCACAAGTACGTGCAGGGCGAACACGTCGCAGCCGGCTGGCCCGCCTGGCTCAGCGCCGTCGCCGGCGAAGCCATTCACGGCTGGGTCCCCCTCCGCGCAGACGCCTTCGAAAAACTCGAgaag ATAGGGCAGGGGACGTACAGCAGTGTGTTTAGGGCGAGGGAGCTTGAGACGGGGAAGATAGTGGCATTGAAGAAGGTGCGGTTCGACAATTTCGAACCGGAGAGTGTGCGGTTCATGGCGCGTGAGATACTGATCCTGCGACGGCTTGATCACCCCAATATCATAAAGCTTGAGGGTTTGATTACTTCGAGGTTGTCGTGTAGCATTTACCTCGTGTTTGAGTACATGGAGCATGACATTACGGGGCTCTTGTCTTCCCCTGATATCAAGTTCACTGAACCGCAG ATTAAGTGCTACATGAAGCAGTTATTGGTTGGTCTTGAGCACTGTCACTTGCGAGGAGTGATGCATAGGGACATTAAGGGGTCGAATCTTTTGGTGAATAATGAAGGGGTTTTGAAGGTGGCAGATTTTGGGTTGGCAAATTTTGTCAATCCTGGGCACAGGCAACCTCTGACTAGTCGTGTTGTCACCTTGTGGTACCGGCCGCCGGAGCTTTTGCTCGGTTCGACAGATTATGGTCCAGCTGTTGATCTCTGGAGTGTTGGCTGTGTCTTTGCGGAGCTGCTTGTTGGAAAGCCTATACTTCAGGGGAGGACAGAG GTTGAACAATTGCACAAAATTTTCAAGCTCTGTGGCTCCCCACCGGATGAATACTGGAAAAAGTCTAGACTTCCTCATGCAACTTTATTTAAGCCACAGCAACCATATGATAGTTGCCTTCGACAGTCCTTTAAAGATTTGCCAGTGACCAGTGTACATCTGCTACAAACCCTTCTTTCTATAGAACCATACAAACGTGGAACTGCCACATCTGCTCTATCATCAGAG tatttcaaaacaaaacctTATGCGTGTGACCCATCAAGCTTGCCAGTATACCCACCTAGCAAGGAAATCGATGCAAAACACAGGGAGGAATCAAG gaaaaaaatTAGCGGACGAGTGCGTGGAACTGAAACAAGAAAACCGTCAAGAAAACCTCTGGGATTCAATAAACTAGCCCCAGCAGAG GATTTGGCAAGTCAAACTCAGACTTCCCATAAGGTCAATGCTAGATCTTTCCGTGTCCTTGAAGAGGAGAGGACTAAAATAGGTGACAAAGCACAAAAGCCATCAAGTGGTAAACCTGAAGATGCTTCTCATGTGAAGAATGCTTCTCAAGGAGATATTCCCCTTTCTGGACCATTACAAGTTTCAACATCAAGTGGCTTTGCATGGGCCAAAAGCCGTAAAGATGACACTTCATTTCGATCCCATTGTCGAACTATTTCAAGAGGACATACTTTCAATCCATTAGAACCTTGTACATTAAATTCAAGGAATAATTTGGACACCAGAAACCAGGAAAATAAGGAGTTTTCTGGAGGATGCACCAATTCTAGGGGCCATGACCTTCTTGAAATTTCTAAACTTTCAATGCAGAATCAATGGAGTAAGTTTGATCGCCCAGATTCATTTGATGCTTCAGATGAGTACCATTCGCAAGAATTGTCTATCGCCCTTTATCATAGAGAAGATTCAGCTTCCAAGAGAAGTAACCTG AGTTTTCAAGATCAAGGGGAAAAGGTTGAATTTTCTGGGCCCCTGCTATCTCAAATGCACACAGTTGATGAGCTCTTGGAAAGGCATGAGCGTCACATCCGGCGAACTGTCCGGAGATCATGGTTTCAGAGAG GTAAGAAGCTTGGGAAGTAA